The Rudaeicoccus suwonensis sequence CAGCAAAAGCCGGCGCGTGGATGACCACGGTGCAGGCGATGGAGCCCCGCATCAAGGGCACGCCGCTGGCTGCGGACGCCGGTGCGATCGCCTACGACCAGCCGACGTTCGCCGCCGCGCTGAAGAGCGGTATCGGCAGCATGGTCGGGGTCTGGCAGCGCGCGACGCCGCAGGCGATCTTCGCGTTCGCTCGCGTGCCCTTCATCGACCTGGTCAGCACTGTCAGTCCGACGAAACCCACTCCCACGCCCACACCCACTCCGACCAAGCGCTCGCCGAAGCCGACGCCCTCGCACACCACGACGCCGAAGCCGACATTGCCTGCGAGTCCGGCTGCCACGGCTGTGCGCCCGACCGCAGCGTCCAGCGCGACGTCCGCTGCCGGTGTCGTGGTCGGTGGCTCCGGTGGTGGAGGCGCTGCGGCGGGCTTGGCCGGCTCGAATCTGATCGCCGGAGCTGCGCCGCAGGGCGCGACCGGCGATGCTGCGCCAACCGCGACGGCCTCGGCAACGACCTCTGCCTCCGTCATACCGCCCGCGAGTTCGACGAGCACTCCGCGGGCCACCGGCCAGGCCGACGTGGCCGCCCTCGGGTCGCCGAGTTCGGCTCACGGCGGCACGAACGAGTGGCCGCTCACGATCGCCATCGTCATCGGTGCGCTCGCCGCCGGCGCGTTGCTGGTGACCCCACGTCTGCTGAAGAAGGAGGACTGAGATGCGGCGTCTTGCCCGATCCACCGCGGCAGTCGCGCTGGCGCTCGGCGCCACCGGCACCCTCGGCGTTGCCACCGCACCGCAGGCGCTGGCAGCCGGTTACAACGGCTTCTGCACCACCTCCACCGGCGTGACCGTCGTGGTCGACTTCCAGCAGCTCGGTGGCGGAGTCGTCGTCCGCTGCGCGCCTTCGATCCCGGCCGGCGGCACCGGCCTGGACGCCCTGCAGAACGCAGGCGTGCCGTATGCCGGAGTCGCGCGCTGGGGCGACGCCTTCATCTGCCGGTTGTTCAACAAGCCGTCGGCCACGCAAACGCTTCCGGTCACCGGCGACCCGTCATACAAAGAGGCGTGCGTCAACACCCCGCCGGCCTCGGCCTACTGGTCGTACTGGTTCGCGCCCAACGGCGGCACCTGGACCTACAGCCAGTTCGGTGTGACGAATCGCTCCGCGATCAAGGGCGGCTTCGAGGGCTGGTCGTTCTCCCTGAACGCCACGGCCGGGAGCAACCCGCCGCCGCGCATTGCCCCGGTGCGTCCTCAGACGTCGAGCCCGACGCCCACCCCGACCACGACGAGCACGACCGCGCCCCACAACGGTGGCGGTGGTGGCGGCACCACTCAGGCGACTGCTCCGGCTCAGAACACCGGCTCGACGGCTCTGCCATCGAGCCTGGCTGCGCATGAGCCGGCCAGCCAGCAAGCCGCCGAATCCAAGGTCAACCCCTCGCAGTCCGCCGCCATCGCAGCCGCGGGTGCGGCACAGAACGCCAAGAATCAGGGGCTGATCGTCAACTCCAACGCGCTGAACCAGCAGGTCGCCAAGGAGCAGTCGACCAGTCTCAACCTGCCCACGCTCATCGGCGCCGGGGTGCTCGCATTCCTGGTGGTCGCCGGCATCGGCACGCTGATCCGCCGCCGCGGGCACTGAACGGTCATGCCGGTGCTCGCCGAAATCGGCCGGTGGCTGCGCTTTTCGCGGTTGCCACGCAACATCCATCCGGTGGCGTGGTGGGTGTGGGCGATCAGCGTCGCGGTCGCGGCCACCTGGACGACGAACCCGTTGTTGCTGCTCCTGCTGATGGCGGCCTCGACGTGCGTGGTGCTGCGCCGTCGTGGCGACGCGCCCTGGTCACGGTCCTTCCGTCTTTACGTCATGCTCGGTGCGACGATTGTGGTGCTGCGCGTGTTCTTCCGCATCGTCTTCGGCGGAGGCGAGGGCACCACGGTGTTGCTGCGACTGCCGGACATTCCGCTGCCGCAGTGGGCGGCCGGCATCCGACTGTTCGGCACCGTCTCGGCGCAGT is a genomic window containing:
- a CDS encoding ABC transporter substrate-binding protein; this encodes MRRLARSTAAVALALGATGTLGVATAPQALAAGYNGFCTTSTGVTVVVDFQQLGGGVVVRCAPSIPAGGTGLDALQNAGVPYAGVARWGDAFICRLFNKPSATQTLPVTGDPSYKEACVNTPPASAYWSYWFAPNGGTWTYSQFGVTNRSAIKGGFEGWSFSLNATAGSNPPPRIAPVRPQTSSPTPTPTTTSTTAPHNGGGGGGTTQATAPAQNTGSTALPSSLAAHEPASQQAAESKVNPSQSAAIAAAGAAQNAKNQGLIVNSNALNQQVAKEQSTSLNLPTLIGAGVLAFLVVAGIGTLIRRRGH